One genomic segment of Rhinopithecus roxellana isolate Shanxi Qingling chromosome 6, ASM756505v1, whole genome shotgun sequence includes these proteins:
- the INSIG1 gene encoding insulin-induced gene 1 protein — MPRLHDHFWSCSCAHSTRRRGPPRASAAGLAAKVGEMISASVSGPSLLAAHGVPDADPAPGDRSASMSGPEPGGPYPNTWHHRLVQRSLVLFSVGVVLALVLNLLQIQRNVTLFPEEVIATIFSSAWWVPPCCGTAAAVVGLLYPCIDSHLGEPHKFKREWASVMRCIAVFVGINHASAKLDFANNVQLSLTLAALSLGLWWTFDRSRSGLGLGITIAFLATLITQFLVYNGVYQYTSPDFLYIRSWLPCIFFSGGVTVGNIGRQLAMGVPEKPHSD, encoded by the exons ATGCCCAGATTGCACGACCACTTCTGGAGTTGCTCCTGTGCGCACAGCACGAGGCGCCGAGGCCCCCCGCGAGCCAGCGCCGCGGGGCTGGCAGCCAAGGTTGGGGAGATGATCAGCGCTTCCGTGTCCGGGCCCTCCCTGCTTGCGGCCCATGGTGTCCCGGACGCTGACCCCGCGCCCGGGGACCGCAGTGCTTCGATGAGCGGTCCCGAGCCCGGCGGCCCCTACCCCAACACCTGGCATCATCGCCTGGTGCAGAGGAGCCTCGTGCTCTTCTCGGTTGGGGTGGTCCTAGCCCTGGTGCTCAACCTGCTGCAGATCCAGAGGAATGTCACTCTCTTCCCCGAGGAGGTGATCGCTACCATCTTTTCCTCCGCCTGGTGGGTCCCTCCCTGCTGCGGGACAGCAGCTG ctgtTGTTGGCCTCCTGTACCCCTGTATCGACAGTCACCTCGGAGAACCTCACAAATTTAAGAGAGAGTGGGCCAGTGTCATGCGCTGCATAGCAGTTTTTGTTGGCATTAACCATGCCAGTGCT AAATTGGATTTTGCCAATAACGTCCAACTGTCCTTGACTTTAGCAGCCCTGTCTTTGGGGCTTTGGTGGACATTTGATCGTTCCAGAAGCGGCCTTGGGCTGGGGATCACCATAGCTTTTCTAGCTACGCTGATCACGCAGTTTCTCGTGTATAATGGTGTCTATCA GTATACATCCCCAGATTTCCTCTATATTCGTTCTTGGCTCCCTTGTATATTTTTCTCAGGAGGCGTCACAGTGGGGAACATAGGACGACAGTTAGCTATG